A single window of Neisseria chenwenguii DNA harbors:
- a CDS encoding DUF1853 family protein, with the protein MNYALDALWWKLTDRPVRDLAALLTAPPLWASGCELGVRQLLGERGFRYLLDLDADPQPLADYLAEHAPFAHRLGLYAEHLLAFWFNHAPHAELYAHNLPVVSDGLTLGAADFVASLNGKLYHIELACKYYGSANGRLDDMCGLNRSDRMADKGAKLPQQLMLLKLSDGLKTLKNNGLQFDDLQPASIVRGIGFFPPNTAPEPPLNPHGWHGLYLTDWREYPFDNPNARFYKIGRMDYLAPARVSETETLTTDAVTQISDGLIAVLEHRPDGFWHEVLRIMKTEAV; encoded by the coding sequence ATGAACTACGCCCTCGACGCCCTTTGGTGGAAACTCACCGACCGCCCCGTGCGCGACCTCGCCGCCCTGCTGACCGCCCCGCCCTTGTGGGCAAGCGGCTGTGAATTGGGCGTGCGCCAACTTTTGGGCGAACGCGGTTTCCGCTACCTTTTGGATTTAGACGCCGACCCGCAGCCGCTGGCCGACTACCTCGCCGAACACGCCCCGTTTGCCCACCGCTTGGGGTTGTATGCCGAACACCTTTTGGCGTTTTGGTTCAATCACGCACCGCACGCCGAACTGTACGCCCACAACCTCCCCGTCGTTTCAGACGGCCTCACCCTCGGCGCCGCCGATTTCGTCGCCTCGCTCAACGGCAAGCTCTACCACATCGAGCTGGCCTGCAAATATTACGGCAGCGCAAACGGCAGATTGGACGATATGTGCGGACTCAACCGCAGCGACCGCATGGCCGACAAAGGGGCCAAACTGCCGCAACAACTGATGTTGCTCAAACTTTCAGACGGCCTCAAAACTTTGAAAAACAACGGTTTGCAGTTTGACGACCTACAGCCCGCTTCCATCGTACGCGGCATCGGCTTTTTCCCGCCAAACACCGCACCCGAACCGCCGCTAAATCCCCACGGCTGGCACGGCCTGTATCTGACCGATTGGCGCGAATATCCGTTTGACAATCCGAACGCCCGTTTCTATAAAATCGGCCGCATGGACTATCTCGCCCCCGCCCGCGTCAGCGAAACCGAAACCCTGACCACCGACGCCGTTACGCAGATTTCAGACGGCCTCATCGCCGTATTGGAACACCGCCCCGACGGCTTTTGGCACGAAGTTTTGCGGATTATGAAAACAGAGGCCGTCTGA
- a CDS encoding RNA methyltransferase — MTLSKPNLPDYLQNIRVILTRTSHPANIGSAARAMKTMGLTRLILVAPNLIATPMTGNPPAFDPQNPQAFALPEESFILASGAADVLEHTEITSTLDEALADTTISCALTSRRREITVPLQTPRQLVPELLQAAQRGETVALVFGNETFGLSIEEVQACNRLMTINGNPDYFSLNLAQAVQVVCYEIFSQTDTPMTHLQQEDRAATHAQIRGMVEHMESLMNDVDFFRRRNSERLMRRMQSLFGRANPQTEDIDILRGFFSTVKQHLKD, encoded by the coding sequence ATGACCCTTTCCAAACCCAATCTTCCCGACTATTTACAGAACATCCGCGTCATTTTGACCCGCACCAGCCACCCCGCCAACATCGGCTCGGCGGCGCGCGCCATGAAGACGATGGGGCTGACCAGACTCATCCTCGTCGCCCCCAACCTCATCGCCACCCCGATGACCGGAAACCCGCCCGCATTCGACCCGCAAAACCCGCAGGCGTTTGCCCTGCCCGAAGAAAGTTTCATCCTTGCCTCAGGCGCAGCCGACGTTTTGGAACACACCGAAATCACTTCGACGCTCGACGAAGCCCTTGCCGACACCACAATCAGCTGCGCCCTCACCAGCCGCCGCCGCGAAATCACCGTACCGCTGCAAACCCCGCGCCAACTCGTTCCCGAGCTTTTACAGGCCGCGCAGCGCGGCGAAACCGTCGCCCTCGTCTTCGGCAACGAAACCTTCGGCCTGAGCATCGAAGAAGTCCAAGCCTGCAACCGCCTGATGACCATCAACGGCAATCCCGACTACTTCTCGCTCAACCTCGCCCAAGCCGTGCAAGTCGTCTGCTACGAAATCTTCAGCCAAACCGACACCCCCATGACCCATCTTCAGCAGGAAGACCGCGCCGCCACCCACGCGCAAATCAGAGGCATGGTCGAACACATGGAAAGCCTGATGAACGACGTGGACTTTTTCAGACGGCGCAACAGCGAACGCCTCATGCGCCGGATGCAGAGCTTGTTTGGCCGCGCCAACCCCCAAACCGAAGACATCGACATCCTGCGCGGCTTCTTCAGCACCGTCAAACAGCATTTGAAAGACTGA
- a CDS encoding inositol monophosphatase family protein: MNPILNTAFKAARKAGQMMIRAGGNLDAVKVDSKAFNDFVSNVDRESEMILVDALKEAYPHHKITCEESGSHGKANAEYEWIIDPLDGTTNFLHGHPQYAISMALLHKGVLQEALVYAPERNDLYMASRGKGALLNDRRIRVSGRIELNRCLIGTGFPVVDQSMMDKYLEILKDFLSKTAGGRREGAAALDLCAVAAGRLDGFFEFNLKPWDIAAGALIVKEAGGIVTDMQGNEGWLESGNVVAGNPKVLAQMLQIIAAHQ, encoded by the coding sequence ATGAACCCGATTTTAAACACTGCTTTTAAGGCTGCGCGCAAGGCCGGCCAGATGATGATCCGCGCCGGCGGCAATTTGGATGCCGTCAAGGTGGACAGCAAGGCATTCAACGATTTTGTTTCCAATGTTGACCGCGAGTCGGAAATGATTTTGGTCGATGCGCTCAAAGAGGCTTATCCGCACCATAAAATCACTTGCGAGGAAAGCGGTTCGCACGGCAAGGCCAACGCCGAATACGAGTGGATTATCGATCCGCTCGACGGCACGACCAATTTCTTACACGGCCATCCCCAATACGCAATTTCTATGGCACTGCTGCACAAAGGTGTGTTGCAGGAAGCGCTGGTGTACGCGCCTGAGCGCAACGACCTTTATATGGCGTCGCGCGGTAAGGGCGCACTGTTGAACGACCGCCGTATCCGTGTTTCCGGCCGCATCGAGTTGAACCGCTGTCTGATTGGTACGGGTTTTCCTGTGGTCGATCAAAGCATGATGGACAAGTATTTGGAAATCTTGAAGGATTTTCTCTCAAAAACCGCAGGCGGTCGCAGAGAAGGTGCGGCTGCGCTGGATTTGTGCGCCGTGGCGGCAGGGCGTTTGGACGGATTTTTCGAGTTTAACCTCAAACCGTGGGACATCGCGGCAGGCGCGTTGATCGTGAAAGAAGCCGGCGGCATCGTCACCGATATGCAGGGCAATGAGGGCTGGCTGGAAAGCGGTAATGTGGTTGCGGGCAACCCGAAAGTGTTGGCGCAAATGTTGCAGATTATTGCGGCGCATCAGTAA
- a CDS encoding TolC family protein, producing the protein MSVCCALCVPAGAYGLKDILKKSMVSDPNVLEAKANEDSAKSATKATRAGHYPVLTLTGTQVLAQKNKYESNDLDGGLGVRGSLNLYSWGGIQSAVRRDKSKEEYFKYKYFETQEQLGSEIGKLYLGALRAKEMLLINQKSLVRHNNLLKDLNVIVKYDGGRRSELIEARARQLQVETAISQQQRTMELYLSRLSRYTGKKLVAADLEDPFGGETAESLVKRYKNADKNLNPSYRAQVAEQQSVKAELDVSKAQRLPSINLEGTASRDTKQVYLNMAWNVLDIAARNNVQKNAHALVAAESKSEQILRDVSEKAQTAEIDMQQSKQRAEITSRHIAAQKDVVKTYELQFKIARRTLTDVLGAYNELAGIEQENVAAHNDFRDAALQYLVTQSQMANWAGVKQ; encoded by the coding sequence ATGTCGGTCTGCTGTGCACTTTGCGTCCCAGCAGGAGCGTACGGCTTGAAAGACATTCTCAAAAAATCCATGGTTTCCGACCCCAATGTTTTGGAGGCGAAAGCCAACGAGGATTCGGCAAAAAGCGCCACCAAAGCTACCCGCGCAGGCCACTATCCCGTGCTGACGCTGACCGGCACGCAGGTTTTGGCGCAGAAAAACAAATATGAGAGTAACGACCTCGACGGCGGCCTCGGTGTGCGCGGCAGCTTGAACCTCTATTCTTGGGGCGGTATCCAGTCGGCCGTCCGCCGCGATAAAAGCAAAGAGGAATATTTCAAATACAAATATTTTGAAACCCAAGAGCAGCTTGGCAGCGAAATCGGCAAGCTGTATCTGGGCGCTTTGCGTGCAAAAGAAATGCTGCTGATTAATCAGAAAAGTCTGGTGCGCCATAATAATCTGTTGAAAGATTTGAATGTTATCGTCAAATACGACGGAGGCCGCCGTTCCGAGCTGATTGAAGCCCGTGCCCGCCAGCTTCAGGTGGAAACGGCAATTTCCCAACAACAGCGCACGATGGAATTGTATTTGAGCCGCTTGTCACGTTATACGGGAAAAAAATTAGTGGCGGCCGATTTGGAGGATCCGTTTGGCGGCGAGACGGCCGAATCATTGGTCAAGCGTTATAAAAATGCAGATAAGAACCTCAATCCGTCTTACCGCGCGCAAGTGGCCGAACAGCAGAGCGTTAAGGCCGAATTGGATGTTTCCAAAGCCCAACGACTGCCGTCGATCAATTTGGAAGGTACGGCAAGCCGCGATACCAAACAGGTTTACCTGAATATGGCTTGGAATGTTTTGGATATCGCCGCGCGCAATAATGTTCAGAAAAACGCTCATGCGCTGGTTGCGGCGGAATCGAAGTCGGAGCAGATTCTGCGCGATGTCAGCGAAAAAGCGCAAACCGCCGAAATCGATATGCAGCAGAGCAAGCAGCGGGCGGAAATTACTTCCCGCCATATTGCCGCGCAAAAAGATGTCGTCAAAACCTACGAGTTGCAGTTCAAAATCGCCCGCCGCACGCTGACTGACGTTTTAGGTGCCTATAACGAGCTCGCGGGAATCGAGCAGGAAAATGTTGCCGCACATAACGATTTCCGCGACGCGGCTTTGCAGTATTTGGTTACGCAGTCTCAAATGGCAAATTGGGCTGGTGTAAAACAATAA
- a CDS encoding type I secretion system permease/ATPase — MKAIIEHIALVTRLLGAPVSEAALSAEVVRDKKLNINYHSLTEVLRSHGFENTLSKRKLEDIPSLAVPVLAVLHSEEALVITKIEGSGKDRKYHVVQADGLEQVLDYEQLSILYLGFCWFIKPKMVSDNRSELPEYHLPKAWFWKVIWRFRGYYYQVILATFIINFLALVSSLYVMNVYDRVIPNQAYETLWVLSIGVVLAVLFEFAAKMIRGHLTDIAGKKADLIISSALFRRVMALRLADRPASSGSYANNLREFESVREFMTSASLLTLVDLPFLLLFITVIGIVGGKLALVPLTIIPIVVIIGLLVQRPLSRYINESMKESSQRSGLAVEAIEGIETLKTNNATSWAQQRWDEYTAKTSASSIKVKDTSNLMVNFAVAMQQLNTVFLVVVGTYLIHAENPTDRITMGALIASVILSGRALAPLAQIAGLATRFQQAKLALRGVNDIVSRPIERNPERKYITLDNVQGAITFENVSFKYQADSNAAVSDLRITINPGEKVGILGRIGSGKSTMLKLASGLYDTEKGNVTLDGVDMRQLDPNFLRNQVVLLSQSPRLFLGTLRENMDLARADGYSTDQDLLVALKRFGLDKIIRSHPRGLDMPLGEDGLGLSGGQKQIIALARMTLRHPKVVLLDEPTTSLDQATERMALNSIAQWGKDRTMILVTHRPQVLQIVNRIIVMDNGKVVMDGPRDLVLQNLMQNEQNRAKPAGGSATVRNQNANVQVGGAQAAN; from the coding sequence ATGAAAGCTATTATCGAACATATCGCGCTGGTTACCCGTCTGCTTGGGGCGCCTGTGTCTGAAGCTGCGCTGTCGGCAGAAGTGGTGCGGGATAAAAAACTGAACATCAATTACCATTCGCTGACGGAAGTTTTGCGCAGCCACGGTTTTGAAAACACGCTCTCAAAACGGAAGCTGGAAGACATTCCTTCGCTGGCTGTGCCGGTTTTGGCGGTTTTACACAGCGAAGAAGCGCTGGTAATTACCAAGATCGAGGGTTCAGGCAAAGACCGGAAATACCATGTCGTTCAGGCAGATGGCTTGGAGCAGGTGCTCGATTACGAACAGCTTTCCATTCTTTATTTGGGATTTTGCTGGTTTATCAAACCGAAAATGGTTTCGGACAACCGTTCCGAGCTGCCGGAATATCATTTACCGAAAGCATGGTTTTGGAAGGTGATTTGGCGTTTCCGCGGCTATTATTATCAGGTTATTTTGGCGACGTTCATTATCAACTTCTTGGCTTTGGTCAGCTCGCTGTATGTGATGAATGTGTATGACCGTGTGATTCCGAACCAAGCCTACGAAACGCTGTGGGTATTGAGCATCGGTGTGGTGCTGGCGGTTTTGTTTGAGTTTGCGGCCAAAATGATTCGCGGCCATTTGACAGATATTGCCGGTAAGAAAGCTGACCTGATTATCAGCTCGGCGCTGTTCCGCCGCGTGATGGCATTGCGGTTGGCTGATCGTCCGGCATCTTCCGGCTCGTATGCCAACAATCTGCGCGAGTTTGAATCAGTGCGTGAATTTATGACCAGCGCCAGTTTGCTGACTTTGGTCGATTTGCCGTTTTTGCTGCTGTTTATTACCGTTATCGGCATTGTGGGCGGTAAGCTGGCATTGGTGCCGCTCACCATTATTCCCATCGTCGTCATTATCGGCTTGTTGGTTCAGCGCCCGCTTTCCCGCTATATCAACGAATCCATGAAGGAAAGTTCGCAACGTTCCGGCTTGGCGGTCGAAGCCATCGAGGGTATCGAAACGCTGAAAACCAATAATGCAACTTCGTGGGCACAGCAGCGCTGGGACGAATACACCGCGAAAACTTCAGCGTCCTCTATTAAAGTCAAAGATACCAGCAACTTGATGGTTAACTTTGCCGTTGCCATGCAGCAGTTAAATACCGTTTTCTTGGTTGTGGTCGGTACTTATCTGATTCACGCAGAAAATCCCACAGACCGGATTACCATGGGTGCGCTGATTGCTTCCGTTATCCTGTCCGGTCGCGCATTGGCGCCGTTGGCTCAGATTGCAGGTTTGGCAACTCGCTTCCAGCAGGCTAAGTTGGCATTGCGCGGTGTGAACGACATCGTATCGCGCCCGATTGAGCGCAACCCGGAGCGCAAATACATTACACTGGATAATGTGCAGGGTGCGATTACGTTTGAAAACGTATCGTTCAAATATCAGGCCGACAGCAATGCTGCCGTCAGCGATTTGCGCATTACCATCAATCCGGGAGAAAAAGTCGGTATCTTAGGACGTATCGGCAGCGGTAAAAGTACCATGCTGAAACTGGCAAGCGGTTTGTATGATACGGAAAAAGGCAATGTCACCTTAGACGGCGTGGACATGCGCCAGCTTGATCCGAATTTCCTGCGCAACCAAGTGGTTTTGTTAAGCCAGTCTCCGCGGCTGTTTTTGGGAACATTGCGTGAAAACATGGATTTGGCGCGTGCCGACGGTTACTCGACCGATCAGGATTTACTGGTTGCATTGAAGCGTTTCGGCTTGGATAAAATTATCCGCAGCCACCCGCGCGGTTTGGATATGCCGTTGGGCGAAGACGGATTAGGCTTGTCCGGCGGTCAGAAACAGATTATTGCGTTGGCGCGCATGACCTTGCGTCACCCGAAAGTTGTATTGTTGGACGAACCGACTACCAGCTTGGATCAGGCAACCGAGCGCATGGCTTTGAATTCCATTGCGCAATGGGGTAAAGACCGTACGATGATTTTGGTAACGCACCGTCCGCAGGTATTGCAAATCGTCAACCGCATTATTGTGATGGATAACGGCAAAGTTGTGATGGACGGCCCGCGCGATTTGGTTTTGCAGAACTTGATGCAGAATGAGCAAAACAGAGCCAAGCCGGCCGGCGGAAGTGCAACCGTCCGCAATCAAAATGCCAATGTGCAGGTCGGCGGCGCGCAGGCAGCTAATTAA
- a CDS encoding HlyD family type I secretion periplasmic adaptor subunit, with protein sequence MSSENNVKSKDLHLINDLNAALQKEKHSGQFWVIILFFVFLVVFVIWAYNSPIEEVTRGNGNVIPSSREQVVQSLDPGIITEILVKEGDIVEKGQILLKLDDTRSSAILRESEAKVQNLEAMIARLKAESYGTVLSFPANVSKDLRQREQAAFDARRRAVTDAVRSLQLSKETLDKEIAITAPMVAQGVVSEVELLRMRRESSELTLQIAERKNRYMADANNELVQAESELAQAKENMAMRADPVDRALIRAPMRGIVKDIQINTVGGVVNVGQDIMQIVPLDDKLLVEAYIRPQDVAFLRPGLPAVVKISAYDYAIYGGLDGKVTLISPDTVSNSMQNRTNDLKLDPNQVYYRILVQTDSNSLKDKNGKPMPIIPGMVATVDVKTGEKTVFQYLIKPITRMKQAMSER encoded by the coding sequence ATGAGTAGTGAAAACAACGTAAAATCAAAAGACCTGCATCTAATTAATGACTTGAATGCAGCGTTGCAAAAAGAAAAGCACAGCGGGCAATTTTGGGTCATTATTCTGTTTTTCGTTTTTTTGGTCGTCTTTGTTATTTGGGCATACAACAGCCCGATTGAAGAAGTGACCCGAGGAAACGGTAATGTGATTCCGAGTAGTCGCGAACAAGTCGTACAAAGCCTTGACCCCGGTATCATTACCGAAATTTTGGTTAAAGAGGGTGATATCGTTGAAAAAGGCCAAATTCTTTTGAAATTGGACGATACCCGCAGTTCGGCTATTTTGCGTGAAAGTGAGGCCAAAGTTCAAAATTTGGAGGCAATGATCGCCCGCTTGAAAGCGGAATCTTACGGAACCGTTCTTTCTTTCCCTGCAAACGTCAGCAAAGATTTACGCCAACGCGAACAGGCCGCTTTTGATGCCCGCCGCCGCGCCGTAACGGATGCCGTTCGCAGCTTACAGTTGAGTAAGGAAACTTTGGATAAGGAAATTGCAATTACAGCGCCAATGGTAGCCCAAGGTGTTGTTTCCGAAGTTGAATTACTGCGTATGCGCCGCGAATCAAGCGAATTGACCCTGCAAATTGCCGAACGTAAAAACCGCTATATGGCAGATGCCAATAACGAATTGGTGCAGGCGGAATCGGAATTGGCACAAGCAAAAGAAAATATGGCAATGCGCGCCGACCCTGTGGATCGCGCCTTGATCCGTGCCCCTATGCGCGGCATCGTAAAAGATATTCAAATCAACACGGTTGGTGGTGTGGTCAATGTCGGCCAGGACATTATGCAGATTGTGCCTCTGGACGATAAATTATTGGTCGAGGCTTATATCCGTCCGCAAGACGTTGCTTTCTTAAGACCGGGCTTGCCGGCAGTTGTGAAAATCAGCGCCTATGATTACGCTATTTACGGCGGTTTAGACGGTAAGGTAACCTTAATCAGTCCTGATACGGTCAGCAATTCTATGCAGAACCGTACCAACGATTTGAAACTTGATCCGAATCAAGTTTATTACCGGATTTTGGTGCAAACCGACAGCAACAGCCTGAAGGATAAAAACGGTAAACCGATGCCGATTATTCCGGGTATGGTCGCAACAGTTGACGTGAAAACTGGTGAAAAAACCGTTTTCCAATATCTCATTAAGCCGATTACACGCATGAAACAGGCAATGAGCGAACGCTGA
- a CDS encoding LysM peptidoglycan-binding domain-containing protein, with translation MAKLKTIALTVSGLSAISGAAHAQNSNATPNQIGMSMMRLNSALLDQAKSQVFGSGSLWANLRKDFRIGEVNAELVRRHESKFSANSAYFDRTINRSKPYMYHIANEVKKRNMPAEIALLPFIESAFVTKAKSHVGASGLWQFMPSTGRHYGLEKSALYDGRHDVYAATDAALNYLQYLHGMFGDWSLALAAYNWGEGNVGRAVNRARAQGLEPTYENLRMPDETRNYVPKLLAVRNIVSSPQSFGMHISDIGNRPYFKAVSVDRPIDNSVIARLANISESEFLALNPAFNAPVFIPKNNRKLLLPADSVATFEKNYRSANPDSLLSWDVYKSYGNTGLNTVASETNMSVSEIKRLNGISSNTLSAGRNILVSKNSIPAGSVAQNAANVSDISYTPDSYRASKPEYAPVQVAKAVKVDAAKQFVKVDIPVVAEVSPRFVAPVDFINRTKSAATVTVQADAQAKSAQVASASPAVVSTVVEAPVSEIAKAETESKPISLASSLVKNDAKPASAVATTVNAAPVQSAQNSQAVTTVAVSEPLPLPTKVDHGGNVAETAEDSLMALVEKSSVRFDDGAAQTANQQVAVASEAAAQARTVRIAENRVKQQKRLNSRLARAGGQSGGSEQVASGMHRVADGDTLFNISKRYNLSVADLITANNIKGNNIRKGQLLKVSASAPNKAKQSNIRNVSYTVRKGDTLNTISSRFNVDINDIRRWNRNTRTVNPGQRLKLMGS, from the coding sequence ATGGCAAAACTGAAGACCATCGCTCTGACCGTTTCAGGTCTCTCCGCAATCTCTGGCGCTGCCCATGCGCAAAATTCAAATGCGACCCCGAATCAAATCGGTATGTCTATGATGCGCCTTAATTCTGCATTGCTTGATCAGGCTAAATCCCAAGTATTCGGTTCGGGCAGCTTATGGGCAAATCTGCGCAAAGATTTCCGTATCGGCGAAGTTAATGCAGAGCTGGTTCGCCGCCATGAAAGCAAATTCAGTGCCAACAGCGCGTATTTTGACCGCACAATCAACCGCAGTAAGCCCTATATGTATCATATTGCGAATGAGGTGAAAAAACGCAATATGCCGGCTGAAATTGCCTTGCTGCCGTTTATTGAAAGCGCGTTTGTAACTAAAGCCAAATCCCATGTGGGTGCCTCCGGTTTGTGGCAGTTTATGCCGTCTACCGGTCGCCATTACGGCTTGGAAAAAAGCGCTTTATACGACGGACGTCATGATGTTTATGCGGCAACCGACGCTGCTTTGAATTATCTGCAATATCTGCACGGTATGTTTGGCGACTGGTCTTTGGCGCTTGCTGCCTATAACTGGGGTGAAGGTAACGTCGGTCGTGCTGTTAACCGTGCGCGTGCGCAAGGATTGGAACCGACTTACGAAAATCTGCGGATGCCTGATGAAACGCGGAATTATGTGCCCAAACTTTTGGCTGTCCGTAATATTGTATCCAGCCCGCAGTCATTTGGTATGCATATCAGTGACATCGGCAACCGCCCGTATTTTAAAGCTGTTAGCGTTGACAGGCCGATTGATAACAGCGTCATTGCACGTTTGGCCAATATCAGTGAGAGTGAGTTTTTGGCCCTGAATCCTGCATTTAATGCGCCTGTTTTTATTCCTAAAAATAATCGCAAGCTGTTGCTGCCTGCTGATTCGGTTGCTACATTTGAGAAAAATTACCGCTCGGCAAATCCTGATTCCTTATTGTCTTGGGATGTCTATAAATCTTATGGTAATACCGGTTTGAATACAGTTGCTTCAGAAACGAATATGAGTGTTTCTGAAATCAAACGCTTGAATGGTATCAGCAGTAATACGCTTTCCGCAGGCCGTAATATTTTGGTATCGAAAAACAGTATTCCTGCCGGTTCGGTTGCGCAAAATGCAGCTAATGTTTCTGATATCTCCTATACCCCTGATTCCTATCGCGCAAGCAAACCTGAGTATGCGCCTGTTCAGGTGGCTAAGGCCGTAAAAGTTGATGCGGCAAAACAATTTGTTAAAGTTGATATACCTGTGGTTGCTGAGGTTTCCCCACGATTTGTTGCGCCGGTTGATTTTATCAACCGCACCAAATCAGCTGCTACGGTTACAGTTCAAGCTGATGCCCAAGCCAAATCGGCGCAGGTTGCTTCTGCTTCACCTGCCGTTGTGTCAACGGTTGTTGAAGCACCTGTGTCAGAGATTGCAAAGGCCGAGACGGAGTCCAAGCCTATCAGTCTTGCTTCCAGCTTAGTTAAAAATGATGCCAAACCTGCTTCGGCTGTCGCAACAACTGTAAATGCTGCACCGGTTCAGTCTGCACAAAACAGCCAAGCTGTCACTACGGTGGCGGTAAGCGAACCTTTGCCTCTGCCGACCAAAGTTGATCACGGAGGAAATGTGGCTGAGACGGCTGAAGACTCCTTGATGGCTTTGGTTGAGAAATCTTCCGTCCGCTTTGATGACGGCGCTGCGCAGACTGCAAATCAGCAAGTCGCTGTAGCAAGTGAGGCAGCTGCGCAAGCTCGTACGGTGCGGATTGCTGAAAACCGTGTGAAACAGCAAAAACGCTTGAATAGCCGACTCGCGCGCGCAGGCGGGCAGTCTGGCGGTAGCGAACAGGTTGCATCAGGTATGCACCGAGTGGCAGATGGCGATACATTGTTCAATATTTCCAAGCGTTATAATTTAAGCGTTGCGGATTTGATTACTGCCAACAATATTAAAGGCAACAATATCCGTAAAGGCCAGCTGCTCAAAGTCAGCGCTTCTGCGCCGAATAAAGCTAAGCAAAGCAATATCCGCAATGTTTCTTACACAGTGCGCAAAGGTGATACTTTGAATACGATTTCCAGCCGTTTTAATGTGGATATTAACGATATCCGCCGTTGGAATCGGAATACCCGTACAGTCAATCCAGGTCAGCGCTTGAAACTGATGGGTAGTTGA
- the hpnC gene encoding squalene synthase HpnC: protein MSVNHYENFPVGSLAMPRRLRKPVHAIYAFARTADDTADEGNAEDAERLQGLDHLENELDLIRNGKKPETPLMQRLQNEAIRPFSLPLEPFYDLLSAFHQDVVKKRYQNFGELVDYCRRSANPVGRIMLHLYGETDPVSIAQSDGICTALQLINFWQDVAVDWQKDRVYIPQDDLTRFNVSEAQISGGQADFAFQRLMAYECERAFQMLKGGSPLGKTLKGRIGFELRMIIVGGQLILQKLDGCKYNVFEQRPVLDKKDWLIIVKRALLKK, encoded by the coding sequence ATGTCTGTAAACCACTATGAAAATTTTCCGGTCGGATCGCTGGCAATGCCGCGCCGCCTCCGTAAACCGGTGCACGCCATTTATGCATTTGCGCGCACCGCAGATGACACTGCGGATGAGGGTAATGCTGAAGATGCAGAACGTCTGCAAGGATTGGATCATTTAGAAAACGAATTGGATTTGATTCGTAACGGGAAAAAGCCGGAAACCCCGCTGATGCAGCGTTTGCAGAATGAAGCAATCCGGCCGTTTTCGCTGCCGCTTGAGCCGTTTTACGATTTGCTTTCCGCATTTCATCAAGACGTGGTCAAAAAGCGTTATCAGAATTTCGGCGAGCTGGTGGATTACTGCCGCCGTTCGGCGAATCCCGTCGGCAGAATAATGCTCCATCTTTACGGTGAGACCGACCCCGTAAGTATTGCGCAAAGCGACGGTATCTGCACAGCTTTGCAACTGATTAATTTTTGGCAGGACGTAGCTGTAGATTGGCAGAAAGACCGCGTTTATATCCCGCAGGACGATTTGACGAGATTTAATGTCAGCGAAGCGCAAATTTCCGGCGGACAGGCGGATTTTGCGTTTCAACGACTGATGGCATACGAGTGCGAACGCGCATTTCAGATGCTTAAAGGCGGCTCGCCGTTGGGTAAAACGCTCAAAGGCCGTATCGGCTTCGAGCTGCGTATGATTATTGTCGGCGGACAATTGATTCTGCAAAAACTCGACGGCTGTAAATACAATGTTTTCGAACAACGTCCTGTTTTAGATAAGAAAGACTGGCTGATTATCGTCAAACGGGCATTATTAAAAAAATAA